The Acidimicrobiales bacterium nucleotide sequence GCCGATCAGCTCTGCGGTCGCCTCGCCATCATCGACGGCGGGCGCATCGTCCGGGAGGGCTCGCCCGCCGAGCTGAAGGCCGAGCTGCGCGCACGGGCCGGCATGGACCACGACCCCACGCTCGACGACGTGTTCCTCGACGCAACGGGGCGCACCCGCGAACGACAGGCCGGCGACGTCCAGGAGGTGCAGGCATGAGCGAGACCCTCGTGCTCACGCGGCGAGCGATCGTGGAGGGCGCCCGTTCGCCCGAGTCGCTGATGCCGGTGTTCTTCATCCCGCTGTTCTTCTTCGTGGTGAACATCGGGCAGGCCTCCAAGATCTTCCCGAGCGACGGCACCCCCTTCCTCGAGGGCCAGGGCTACGCCGCCTTCTCCCTGCCCACCGCGCTGTTGACCGCGGCCTCGTTCGGCACCGCCGCCCTCTTCCTCGTCGAGGAGATCGAGGGCGGCTACTTCGACAAGCTCCGGGCCACGCCCATCCCGCGCCACTCGATCGTCCTGGGCCGGCTGCTGTCCGAGACCCTGAAGATGTTCCTCGTGGCCTCGGTCATCATCGGGGTGGGCATGTTGTTCGGAGTCCGCATCGAGAGCGGCCCGCTGGGCTTTCTCCTGCTGCTGGTCATCATGGCCACCTGGGCCACGGTGTTCGCCGGGTTCATGCAGCTCGTGGCCATGAAGTCCCGCAGCGCGGCGGCCACCAACTCGGCCAGCTTCATCTTCTTCCCGCTGCTGTTCCTCACGCCCAACTTCGTGCCCCGCGACCAGCTCACCCGCCCGATGGAGATCGCCGCGTCGCTCAACCCGGTCACCTACATCATGGAGGCGGCCCGCTCGCTCATCCTCGTGGGCTTCGAGGCGAAGACCCTCCTCACCTGCGCCGCCGTCCTGGTGGTCGGACTCATCCTCGCCGTGACCCTCAACGTCCGGGCCATCAACCACTACGACTGAGGGCGCCCCGGTCGACGGACGGAGTCCGCGCCGGCGCCGGCGGGCGCCGCCCGGCTCGGGTCAGGCGTCGGCGGGGGCGCCGAGGGCGGGGGATCCCTCGAAGGGGCCGGGATCTCCGTGGGCGGGGATCACCGGGTTGCTCCACTTCAGGACTCGGGTGAGCCCCTGGGCCACCTCGCTCCACTCGGCGGCCTTCCAACCCTCGGCGACGCCCACGAGGGTGCCGTCCTGGGCGAGGTGAACGAACGCTGGCAGCTGCTCGAGGCCGAGGGCCTTGACCGCGGCACGGTCGGGGTCGGTGAAGGTGAGGATGCGATCGGTCCACGGGCCGAGGAACTGGCGGGCCTCGTCCTCGTTGCCGGTGACCAGGAACGCCGTGCGGCAGTCGGCGTCGGCGTAGGTGCTGAGGATGCGGCCGGCGGTCTTCAACAGCCAGCTGCTCTCCCACGTGAACGGGTCGATGACGACCACGGCGAGGCGGAACGTGGTGAGCCACTCGGCGAGGGGACGGCCCTCGCCGTCCAGCGGGTTGAGCTCGAGGTCGGCAGGAGGAGCAGTCGCCACGGCCCCGAAACTACACGGCGGGTCCCCGCCCGAACGAACTCCGGCGTCGGCCGGGATCGCGGGCGGGAGCACGGTCGGGATCGGGGCCGGATGTGCCGGGCCCCGGGCCGCCGGGCGGCGGTACCCTCGCCGACGTGCACCCCATCGAGCGCCTCCGCTACGTGGCCCGGGCCTCGGGGGTGGATCAGTCGCTGCTGGTCCAGGAGACGGCGTCGGCGCTGGGTGCCTTCGGGTCGGACCCCGCCGGCATGGTCACGGCGTGCCGTCGCATCGTGTCCCGCCACCCGGCCTGCGGGGCGCTCTGGTGGCTGTGCGGCAGGGTGCTGACCGCCAACGACCCCATGCCCGAGGCATGGCGGGCGGCGGACGAGATGGACGCCGACCGGACCGCGCTGGAGCTCAGCAGGGCGTTGCCCGACGACGCGACCCTCTGCCTGCTGGGCTGGCCCGACGTCGCCGGCGAGGCCCTGCCCCGGCGGGGTGACGTCGAGGCGCTGGTGGTCGACGTGCTGGGCGAGGGCTCCGGTCTGGTGCGGCGCCTGCTCGCCGCAGACGTCGACGCCGTCGATGTGGCCACCCACGGGCTGGGCGGCGCCGCCTCGACGGCGGACGTCGTGGTCCTCGAGGCGTCGGCGGTCGGCCCCGACGGGTTCGTCGCGGTCGCCGGCTCGAGGGCGGCGGCTGCGGTCGCCCGCCACAACGGCACGCCGGTGTGGCTGGTGGCCGGTGTCGGCCGCCTCGTGCCCGGCCGGGTGTGGGACGCCGTCGTGTCCAAGGTCGACCTCGCTGCCGAGCCCTGGGAGGCCGACGACGAGATCGTGCCCCTCGACCTCGTCGACCAGGTGGTCGGTCCCACCGGGCCGCTCCCGGTTGCCGACGCCCTGCGTCGCACCGATTGCCCGGTGGCGGCCGAGCTGCTCGTCGACCTCTAGCACGACGAGTCGACGTGCCCGCCTCCGAATCAGCCCTTCTGGGTACTCGCATGTATCGCTGGCAACACAGGGGAGTACCCAGAACGATCGGAGGGTGCGGTCCGGCGGCGCCGGCACGCCCGGTCGCCCCGTAGCATCGCCGGCATGCCTTCACGCCGTGACCTCGTCCGCATGACCGATGAGGAAGTCGACGCCTTCCTCCACGAGCGCCAGACCATGAACATCGCCACCTTCGGCCCCGACGGCAACATCCACCTCGTGGCCATGTGGTACGGCTTCATCGACGGGAAGCCCGCCTTCGAGACCTTCACCAAGTCGCAGAAGATAAAGAACCTCCAGCGCGACAACCGCATCACCGTGCTGGTGGAGGACGGCGACGAGTACGACAAGCTCCGCGGCGTCGAGATCGTGGGCACCGCCGAGGTCACTGAGGACCCCGAGGTGGTCATGCCGGTCGCCCGGTCGGTGGTGGACCGCTACTTCGGCGTCGAGAACCCCGACGACCTCGACGCCGTGGCCGCCGGGCTGGCCCACAAGCGCTCGGCCGTGGTCATCACCGCCGACAAGGTCGTCTCGTGGGACCACAACAAGCTGGGCGGCACCTACTGACGTGGGCGAGAGCGTCCGCCTGAGCGAGGGCGTCGGCGGCGCGGCGATCGACGCCGGCGACGGCCCCGTCGACGGCTACCTGGCCGCGCCCGGCCACGGCAGTGCCGGGCCGGCGCTGATCGTGCTCGGCCCGGCGTTGGCCGCGGACGCCGGCACGGTCGCCAGCTGTGACCGCTTCGCCGCCGAGGGCTTCACGGCGGCGGCGCCGGACCTCGTGGTGCCCGTGGGCAGCGAGCGGGCCGTGCTGGGCGTGAACGTGCCGCTGCTCCTGCAACGCCTGGCCGGCGTCGTGGCCGCACTCGAAGGCCACCCGCTCGTCCACGGGCGGGGTGTGGGGGTGCTGGGTTGGGGGGACGGAGGCGGCCACCTGGCCATCGAGGCCGCTGCGGGGCTCCCGGACGACGTGCGCGCACTCGTGCTGGTCGATGCCCCGGTGCTCGCCGAGGACGTCGCCGCGAGCTGGGCGGTGCTGCAGTGCCCGGTCGAGGCCCACTACGGCCTGGCCGGGATGCCCGACCGCCGGGGCGAACTCGACCGGGTGGAGGACGCCGCCCGTCACCTGAAGCTCTCCCTCGACGTGTTCGCCTACGCCGGCGCCGCCCCCGGCTTCTTCGACGAGACCTCTCCGGCCCACGACGCCGACGCCGCCCACGAGGCCTTCACCCGCACCCTGTCGTTCCTCCGGGCCCACCTCGGGTGACGGCGATGACCACGTCTCGGTCCCGGTCTCGACGAACCGGAGGCAAGAGCGCGCGGGATGCGCGCGCCATTGCCTCGACTTCGGCGGCGGCGCCTGTCGACTCTGGCGCCACGGGTCCGAGGCATCAGCGGTGACCGAGATCGCGCCTCTGCCCCCCGGCGGGTTCGTCGAGCGGTACCTGCTGCTCGGGCTGCGCCTCGGGCGTCACCTCGACGGGCTGGTCGACGCCTACTACGGCCCGCCGGAGCTGGCCCGACGGGTCGACGACGAGGCGAAGGTCGAGCTCGGCGAGCTGGTGGCCGAGGCGTCCCGACTGGTGGCCGACCTCGACGCGCCGGGTGATGTCGACGGTATGGACGCCGGCCGGCGCCATTGGCTGCGGGCGCAGTGCGCCGGCCTCGTCACCACGGCGGCCAAGCTGCGGGGCGACGCCATCGGGTACTCCGACGAGGTCGAGGCCTGCTACGGCGTGCGCCCCGAGCGGGTGCCCGAGGAGCGCTTCGCCGCCGCCCACGGCGCCCTCGACGAGGTGCTGCCCGGCACGGGGACGCTGGCCGAACGGTACGGGACGTGGCGGGAGGCGCAGGCCGTCCCGCCCGAGCAGCTGGGCGCCGCCATCGCCTCGTTGGCCGAGGACTTCCGGGCCCGGACGGACACGATGTTCGGGCTCCCCGAGGGCGAGCACGTCGAGTTCGAGCTCGTGCGGGACCAGCCCTGGTCGGGCTTCAACTACTACGAGGGCGGGCTGCGCAGCCGGGTGGCCATCAACGTCGACCTGCCTGTGCTCAGCCCCACGTTGGCCCACCTGGTCGCCCACGAGGCCTATCCCGGCCACCACACCGAGCACAGCCGCAAGGAGGTCGGGCTCGTGCGCCGGCGGGGCCATCTCGAGGAGACCATCTTCCTCGTGGGCACGCCGCAGTGCCTGCTGGCGGAGGGTCTGGCCGATCTCGGGCTCGAGGTGCTGGTGGGGAAGCGGCCCGAGCCCGTCGTGGCCGAGCACCTGCGCCCCCTCGGGATCCCCTACGACGCCGAGGTCGTGGCCAGCGTGGCCGAGGCGGCGGGGTCGCTCGACAAGGTGCGGGGCAATGCCGCCCTGCTCCTGCACGAGGACGGCGCCGACCCCGACGACGCCGTCGCCTACCTGTCGCGCTGGTCGCTGCTGCCGAAGGCCCGGGCCGAGAAGGCGGTGTCGTTCCTCATGGACCCGACGTGGCGCGCGTACATCAGCTGCTACGTCGAGGGCCTCCCCCTCTGCCGGGCGTGGGTGGCCGGCGACCCCGCCCGCTTCGAGCGCCTCCTCTCCGAGCCCCTCACGCCGGCGCAGCTCCAAGCCGCCTGATCGCGCCGACTGAGCGCCGCGCCCGTCGCGGTGCAACGGTCCTTCGCCCCTTTCGGCGGTGCGGTGGCGGCGCGACCGTGGAGACGTCGGGCGAAAGGAGACGCTCATGTCTCGCCGTCGTCTCGTGCTTCTCGGTCTCGTCGCCGCGCTGGCGTGGCTCCTCGTGGTCGCGACCCCCGCCACCGTCACCCCGGCCGCCGCTTCGGCGCAGGCGCGATCGGCGCCAGGGCAACCGGAGGCGACGGCCACCTGGCGGCAGGTCGATGCGGGCACCGCCCACACCTGCGCAGTGCGCGCCGACGGGCGCCTGTTCTGCTGGGGTCGGGGCGACCACGGCGAGCTCGGCAACGGCGCCGAGGACGACCACGCCCACCCGGTCGAGGTGACCGGGGGCCGCACCGACTGGGCGGTGGTGTCCGCGGGCATGTTCCACACGTGCGCCCGTCGCCGCACGGGCCAGCTCTACTGCTGGGGCATGGACGACTGGGGCCAGCTCGGCGATGGCGGGACGAACACGAGCCAGTCGCAGCCGGTCGAGGTGGCCGGCGGGCGCACCGACTGGGCAGGCGTGGCAGCCGGGGGCGGGACCACCTGCGCCGTCCGTCGCGGCGGCCGCCTCTTCTGCTGGGGTGACGACTCCACCGCCCAGCTGGGCGACGGCGGGACGAACACGTCCCAGTCGAGCCCCGTCGAGGTGATCGGCGGTCGCACCGACTGGGCCAGCGTGACCGTCGGGGACGGGCACACCTGCGCCCGCCGGACCACGAGCCGCTTGTTCTGCTGGGGACGGGACGACCACGGACAGGCGGGCGACGGCGGCGGCGTCGACCCCTCCAAAGGGACTCCGGTGCAGGTCGCGGGCAACCGCACGGACTGGAGCAAGGTGACGGCGGGCTCGGCCCACACGTGCGCCCGGC carries:
- a CDS encoding ABC transporter permease, which gives rise to MSETLVLTRRAIVEGARSPESLMPVFFIPLFFFVVNIGQASKIFPSDGTPFLEGQGYAAFSLPTALLTAASFGTAALFLVEEIEGGYFDKLRATPIPRHSIVLGRLLSETLKMFLVASVIIGVGMLFGVRIESGPLGFLLLLVIMATWATVFAGFMQLVAMKSRSAAATNSASFIFFPLLFLTPNFVPRDQLTRPMEIAASLNPVTYIMEAARSLILVGFEAKTLLTCAAVLVVGLILAVTLNVRAINHYD
- a CDS encoding PPOX class F420-dependent oxidoreductase — encoded protein: MPSRRDLVRMTDEEVDAFLHERQTMNIATFGPDGNIHLVAMWYGFIDGKPAFETFTKSQKIKNLQRDNRITVLVEDGDEYDKLRGVEIVGTAEVTEDPEVVMPVARSVVDRYFGVENPDDLDAVAAGLAHKRSAVVITADKVVSWDHNKLGGTY
- a CDS encoding dienelactone hydrolase family protein — translated: MGESVRLSEGVGGAAIDAGDGPVDGYLAAPGHGSAGPALIVLGPALAADAGTVASCDRFAAEGFTAAAPDLVVPVGSERAVLGVNVPLLLQRLAGVVAALEGHPLVHGRGVGVLGWGDGGGHLAIEAAAGLPDDVRALVLVDAPVLAEDVAASWAVLQCPVEAHYGLAGMPDRRGELDRVEDAARHLKLSLDVFAYAGAAPGFFDETSPAHDADAAHEAFTRTLSFLRAHLG